Proteins from one Microbacterium sp. Root553 genomic window:
- a CDS encoding ArsR/SmtB family transcription factor: MGKPSTTPAERQPTEAEIDRAASVLHLLSDRTRLRIISLLRADTELAVGEIATRLDRPLPAVSQHLAKLKSGNLVTARRDGTSIRYRVVGEHVSLLVENLLQHAEHELFADPPHHR; encoded by the coding sequence ATGGGTAAGCCCAGCACGACGCCGGCGGAGCGGCAGCCCACCGAAGCCGAGATCGACCGCGCGGCATCCGTCCTTCACCTGCTCTCTGACCGCACCCGGCTCCGCATCATCTCGCTGCTCCGCGCCGACACGGAGCTGGCCGTCGGCGAGATCGCGACGCGACTCGACCGGCCGTTGCCCGCAGTCTCCCAGCACCTTGCAAAGCTGAAGAGCGGCAACCTCGTCACTGCCAGACGAGACGGCACCTCCATCCGGTATCGAGTGGTCGGCGAGCATGTCTCCCTCCTGGTGGAGAACCTGTTGCAGCACGCGGAACACGAGCTTTTCGCCGACCCGCCGCATCATCGCTGA
- a CDS encoding ABC transporter permease, producing the protein MTAVTAPTGFTAARTVRLGVRRIGFELRQYFRAGDQVFFTFLFPTVMYLIFATIFTGDVGQGADSVSMATYYLPGLVAGGIFLSGVQGLSIEIAVEKSDGTLKRLGSTPISPATYFIGKIGEVFVTAILQIALLLTVAVVLYGVQLPADAESWGRFAWVFALGLLACALLGIALSSVPRSGKTASAVVIPVVLLLQFISGVYIAFTTLPEWLQNVASVFPLKWIAQGMRAAILPESFGAAEPNGSWELGLVAIALALWLVVGVVLSRATFRWIRRNG; encoded by the coding sequence ATGACCGCCGTGACCGCACCCACGGGATTCACCGCCGCCCGCACGGTGCGGCTCGGCGTCCGGCGCATCGGCTTCGAGCTGCGCCAGTACTTCCGCGCCGGCGACCAGGTGTTCTTCACCTTCCTCTTCCCCACGGTGATGTACCTGATCTTCGCCACCATCTTCACCGGTGATGTGGGCCAGGGCGCCGACAGCGTCAGCATGGCCACCTACTACCTGCCAGGGCTGGTCGCCGGCGGCATCTTCCTCTCCGGCGTGCAGGGGCTGTCGATCGAGATCGCGGTCGAGAAGAGCGATGGCACGCTCAAGCGCCTCGGCAGCACACCGATCTCCCCCGCCACGTACTTCATCGGCAAGATCGGCGAGGTCTTCGTGACCGCGATCCTGCAGATCGCGCTGCTCCTGACCGTCGCGGTGGTGCTCTACGGGGTGCAGCTGCCCGCCGATGCCGAGTCGTGGGGGCGCTTCGCATGGGTCTTCGCGCTCGGCCTCCTCGCGTGCGCCCTCCTCGGGATCGCCCTCTCGTCCGTCCCCCGATCCGGCAAGACGGCATCGGCCGTCGTCATCCCGGTCGTGCTGCTCCTGCAGTTCATCTCGGGCGTGTACATCGCCTTCACCACGCTGCCGGAGTGGCTGCAGAACGTGGCGTCGGTGTTCCCGCTCAAATGGATCGCGCAGGGCATGCGCGCGGCGATCCTGCCGGAGTCCTTCGGAGCGGCGGAGCCGAACGGGAGCTGGGAGCTCGGGCTCGTGGCGATCGCGCTCGCGCTGTGGCTCGTCGTCGGGGTGGTCCTGAGCCGCGCGACGTTCCGCTGGATCCGACGAAACGGATGA
- a CDS encoding DUF2071 domain-containing protein — protein MRIIRDVRAQLRRRLLISYRVDPAVAAALLPDGFRPQLVDGSAVAGVCVLGLEDIRPRWVRRRIGLRSENAAHRIAVEWDGPDGVESGVFIFERHSSAWHPVLFGGRLFPGVHRRARFRIAESEDRVALTMAAGAHSLDADVEVGGEWSSTLFPSIEAASEFYRSGRVGWSLARDGQRVEPVALASDRWRVEAARLHRLRSSFFDALPEGAAVFDSVVVMRDLPLLLSDARVARTDPIAAGVGRAGVSPAGA, from the coding sequence ATGAGGATCATCCGCGATGTCCGCGCGCAGCTTCGTCGTCGACTTCTGATCAGCTATCGCGTCGACCCGGCGGTGGCCGCAGCGCTGCTCCCGGACGGATTCCGTCCGCAGCTCGTCGACGGTTCCGCGGTCGCCGGGGTCTGCGTCCTGGGTCTCGAGGACATCCGTCCCCGCTGGGTCCGGCGTCGGATCGGCCTCCGGTCTGAGAACGCCGCCCATCGGATCGCCGTCGAGTGGGACGGGCCCGACGGAGTCGAGAGCGGGGTGTTCATCTTCGAGCGCCACAGTTCGGCGTGGCATCCCGTGCTGTTCGGCGGACGCCTGTTCCCCGGAGTGCATCGCAGGGCGCGATTCCGGATCGCGGAATCGGAGGATCGCGTCGCCCTCACGATGGCAGCGGGCGCCCACAGCCTCGATGCCGACGTCGAGGTGGGAGGGGAGTGGTCGAGCACGCTCTTCCCGTCGATCGAGGCCGCGTCCGAGTTCTACCGCTCCGGCCGGGTGGGCTGGTCGCTGGCGAGGGACGGGCAGCGAGTCGAACCGGTCGCGCTCGCGTCTGACCGGTGGAGGGTCGAGGCGGCACGACTGCATCGCCTACGGTCGTCGTTCTTCGACGCGCTGCCCGAGGGGGCTGCCGTGTTCGACAGCGTCGTCGTGATGCGCGACCTCCCTCTGCTGCTGTCGGACGCTCGCGTCGCGCGCACCGACCCGATCGCCGCAGGAGTCGGCCGCGCAGGAGTCAGCCCAGCAGGAGCATGA
- a CDS encoding AEC family transporter — MIETLTGFAVVGVAIALGWVLGRIDLLGPHARHVLGRLIFFVLSPFLLFTVLAHADAKMLFSSLLPVSAIAAVTIIAIYTLVARLWWKRPVGETLIGALSAGQVNSNNIGIPLSLYLLGSAAYPAPVVLMQLLVFTPISLTILDAVTSDRVSLRKTLVRTATNPIIIGSILGTLVSVLDLTIPPIVMQPAQLIADAAVPVLLISYGISLHGQRVLGSPGHRRDIILATVLKLLAMPVIAWVVAEFVFGLSSSEVLIVVILAALPTAQNVFNYSQRYDIGETISRDTVFLTTLGCLPVLIGIMLLLG, encoded by the coding sequence ATGATCGAGACGCTCACCGGATTCGCCGTCGTGGGGGTCGCGATCGCGCTGGGCTGGGTGCTCGGCCGCATCGACCTCCTGGGCCCGCACGCCCGGCACGTGCTGGGCCGGCTCATCTTCTTCGTGCTGTCACCGTTCCTGCTCTTCACGGTGCTCGCGCACGCGGACGCGAAGATGCTCTTCTCCTCGCTGCTGCCGGTGTCCGCCATCGCCGCGGTCACCATCATCGCGATCTACACGCTGGTCGCACGACTGTGGTGGAAGCGTCCCGTCGGCGAGACGCTGATCGGCGCTCTGTCTGCGGGCCAGGTGAACTCGAACAACATCGGCATCCCCCTCTCGCTCTACCTGCTGGGCAGCGCCGCGTACCCCGCGCCGGTCGTGCTCATGCAGCTGCTGGTGTTCACCCCGATCTCGCTGACGATCCTCGATGCGGTGACGAGCGACCGGGTCTCGCTGCGCAAGACCCTCGTGCGCACGGCGACGAACCCGATCATCATCGGCTCGATCCTCGGCACGCTCGTCTCCGTGCTCGATCTCACCATCCCGCCGATCGTGATGCAGCCCGCACAGCTGATCGCCGATGCCGCAGTGCCCGTTCTGCTCATCAGCTATGGCATCTCACTGCACGGCCAGCGGGTGCTCGGCTCCCCGGGCCATCGACGGGACATCATCCTCGCGACCGTGCTGAAGCTCCTCGCGATGCCGGTGATCGCGTGGGTCGTGGCCGAGTTCGTCTTCGGACTCTCGTCGTCCGAGGTGTTGATCGTGGTGATCCTCGCAGCACTGCCGACCGCGCAGAACGTCTTCAACTATTCACAGCGGTACGACATCGGCGAGACGATCTCGCGCGACACCGTCTTCCTCACGACGCTCGGGTGCCTGCCGGTGCTGATCGGCATCATGCTCCTGCTGGGCTGA
- a CDS encoding ABC transporter ATP-binding protein produces the protein MTDSVIEVRDLRKEYGGHAAVDGISFDIRRGETFALLGPNGAGKSTTIEILEGYRHRSSGDVRVLGVDPQRGGLDWKARLGIVLQSTGEAGSFTVRELLTEFAGYYPAPREVDEVIAAVGLEQKQRTRASRLSGGQQRRLDVALGIIGHPELLFLDEPTTGFDPEARRQFWGLIRTLKAEGTSILLTTHYLDEAAQLGDRAAVIVGGRIAAIGAIDEIGGEDARTPMVRWIDSTGTRREERTSSPGALVAELQRTHGEPDALEIVRPTLEDIYLDLIRRHDAAAASLSVTSASATAEEPA, from the coding sequence ATGACAGACAGCGTGATCGAGGTCCGCGACCTCCGCAAGGAGTACGGCGGCCATGCCGCCGTCGACGGCATCAGCTTCGACATCCGCCGCGGTGAGACGTTCGCGCTGCTCGGCCCCAACGGCGCGGGCAAGTCGACGACCATCGAGATCCTCGAGGGATACCGGCACCGCTCCTCCGGCGACGTGCGGGTGCTCGGCGTGGATCCGCAACGGGGAGGGCTGGACTGGAAGGCGCGCCTCGGCATCGTCCTGCAGTCCACCGGCGAGGCGGGGTCCTTCACCGTCCGTGAGCTGCTCACCGAGTTCGCGGGCTACTACCCCGCTCCGCGCGAGGTCGACGAGGTGATCGCGGCCGTCGGGCTCGAGCAGAAGCAGCGCACGCGCGCGAGCAGACTCTCGGGCGGGCAGCAGCGACGTCTCGACGTGGCCCTGGGGATCATCGGGCACCCCGAGCTGCTGTTCCTCGACGAGCCGACGACGGGATTCGACCCCGAGGCGCGACGGCAGTTCTGGGGGCTCATCCGAACGCTCAAGGCCGAGGGCACCAGCATCCTACTCACCACCCACTATCTCGACGAGGCGGCGCAGCTCGGCGACCGCGCCGCCGTCATCGTGGGCGGTCGCATCGCCGCGATCGGAGCCATCGACGAGATCGGCGGCGAGGACGCCCGCACCCCGATGGTCCGCTGGATCGACTCGACCGGCACACGCCGGGAGGAGCGCACATCATCCCCCGGGGCTCTGGTCGCCGAACTTCAGCGCACGCACGGCGAGCCGGATGCGCTCGAGATCGTCCGACCGACGCTCGAGGACATCTACCTCGATCTCATCCGCCGGCACGATGCCGCAGCCGCATCCCTTTCCGTCACATCCGCATCCGCCACCGCAGAGGAGCCCGCATGA
- a CDS encoding aminotransferase family protein, translating to MTHANDSGTALWSAQAHMPSVLGRQIVIERGEGNYVFTADGRRLFDGTAGLWHANIGHGRAEMAEVAAEQMKKLETYHVFGRYLNDRAVELAEKVATLAPVADSKIILNSGGSDSIDVALKLARRYWQVQGRPEKTMILSRDLAYHGLHAYGTSVAGLDFNREGYGSESLVPETARFDTHDIERVRSTVAEIGPDRIAAIIAEPVQGTGGVIAPSAGYLEGLQQLADEHDILLILDEVITGFGRTGHWFAAQRYGLRPHIVAVAKGISSGYSAVGGIIVAPEVWEPFYRTGAPIYRHGTTYSGHATSAALALKNIEIIEREGLLADVQRLEGVLSAEFATLGADPRIEETRVAGLLGGLQLRPEFSAEQVTDRMVDDGWIARPLRGNVVQISPPFTTTDDELRGIVAATVTALDAVEAAAPARESVR from the coding sequence CCTGTTCGACGGCACCGCCGGACTCTGGCACGCCAACATCGGCCACGGCCGCGCCGAGATGGCCGAGGTCGCGGCCGAGCAGATGAAGAAGCTCGAGACCTACCATGTGTTCGGGCGCTATCTCAACGATCGCGCCGTCGAACTCGCCGAGAAGGTCGCGACACTCGCCCCTGTGGCCGACTCGAAGATCATCCTCAACAGCGGCGGCTCCGACTCCATCGACGTCGCGCTCAAGCTCGCCCGCCGCTACTGGCAGGTGCAGGGCCGACCGGAGAAGACGATGATCCTCAGTCGCGATCTCGCGTATCACGGCCTCCATGCCTACGGCACGAGCGTCGCGGGCCTCGACTTCAACCGCGAGGGGTACGGCAGCGAGTCACTCGTGCCCGAGACGGCGCGATTCGACACCCACGACATCGAGCGCGTGCGTTCCACGGTCGCCGAGATCGGCCCCGACCGCATCGCCGCCATCATCGCCGAGCCGGTGCAGGGCACCGGCGGCGTGATCGCGCCGTCCGCTGGATACCTCGAGGGCCTGCAGCAGCTCGCGGACGAGCACGACATCCTCCTGATCCTCGACGAGGTCATCACCGGGTTCGGTCGCACCGGTCACTGGTTCGCCGCGCAGCGCTATGGCCTGCGTCCGCACATCGTGGCAGTCGCCAAGGGAATCTCCTCCGGCTACTCAGCGGTGGGCGGCATCATCGTCGCCCCCGAGGTGTGGGAGCCGTTCTACCGCACCGGTGCGCCGATCTACCGCCACGGTACGACCTATTCGGGGCACGCGACGTCGGCTGCTCTGGCACTCAAGAACATCGAGATCATCGAGCGCGAGGGGCTGCTCGCCGACGTGCAGCGCCTCGAAGGCGTGCTCTCGGCCGAGTTCGCGACCCTGGGCGCGGATCCGCGCATCGAGGAGACCCGCGTGGCCGGTCTGTTGGGCGGCCTTCAGCTGCGGCCGGAGTTCTCGGCGGAACAGGTCACCGACCGCATGGTCGACGACGGCTGGATCGCGCGCCCGCTGCGGGGGAACGTCGTACAGATCAGCCCGCCTTTCACCACCACCGACGACGAGCTGCGCGGCATCGTGGCAGCCACCGTCACCGCGCTCGATGCCGTCGAAGCGGCTGCTCCGGCGCGGGAGTCGGTCCGATGA
- a CDS encoding GntR family transcriptional regulator: MSTGQDARPGAAEGSALAALSLQRTSAAEQVADLLTALVLDGTLRPGERLRESALSQSLGLSRNSVREGIRLLEQGRLVHYEMHRGAVVATPTIDELDDLYRTRVHLETLAVMTPPSPEQVADLEHAFDDLVAAARDGQPRDIVAADMAFHSTLVARLGSARISAFFRQVATEMGYYLLIQSHADDEPAHADDAVIAQHRLLLDTAVAEDVDAARIALLDHLRENHERIRQILQQS; encoded by the coding sequence GTGAGCACTGGACAGGATGCGCGACCCGGAGCTGCCGAGGGCAGCGCGCTCGCCGCCTTGAGTCTGCAGCGCACGAGCGCCGCGGAGCAGGTCGCTGACCTGCTCACCGCCCTTGTCCTCGACGGCACCCTGCGACCGGGCGAACGGCTGCGCGAGAGCGCTCTGTCGCAGAGCCTCGGTCTCTCGCGCAACTCGGTGCGAGAGGGGATCCGGCTGCTCGAGCAGGGACGTCTGGTGCACTACGAGATGCACCGCGGGGCCGTCGTCGCGACCCCCACCATCGACGAGCTCGACGATCTGTACCGCACGCGCGTGCATCTCGAGACACTCGCGGTCATGACCCCGCCGTCACCGGAGCAGGTCGCCGATCTCGAGCATGCGTTCGACGATCTGGTCGCCGCGGCGCGCGACGGCCAGCCGCGCGACATCGTCGCCGCCGACATGGCCTTCCACTCCACGCTCGTCGCCCGGCTCGGCAGTGCCAGGATCAGTGCCTTCTTCCGGCAGGTGGCCACCGAGATGGGGTACTACCTGCTCATCCAGTCGCACGCCGACGACGAGCCGGCTCACGCCGACGACGCCGTCATCGCGCAGCATCGCCTGCTGCTCGACACGGCCGTCGCCGAAGACGTGGATGCTGCACGCATCGCGCTCCTGGATCACCTGCGGGAGAACCACGAGCGCATCCGACAGATCCTGCAGCAGTCCTGA
- a CDS encoding MFS transporter, with the protein MFTALRHRAFRGLFAAHIVALLGTGLSTIAIGFLVVDVAGGDAAAVLGTLLAIKMFTFLLVGPLAPAIARRIGTKRLLVLTDITRVLIAVSLPFVDDIAVAYVLIFLLQGSSALFTPTFQATIPRVVTDEREYTGALALSRLAYDLEALVSPSIAAAILVFAPSAILFLGTGAGFLGSALLILSVALPNAAPVEGGSVRTEITRGTRLMVTVAPLRGVLTLHLALAAVGAIAMVLTVPLVVGELDGTDAQAAGLLAAFGAGSLASAALMPSILKSIPPRSYMLTGMLVFATAMLFVWPVLAAEPGQTALPWLSVIWFFSGAGNSAVLAPMGRVYRDSVPDQDLPHVFAAQFSLAHGWWLLSYPIAGWGATILGFGPITMILAVTALLTLLLAMCLWRPVSEAVGSSSGTMETRGEGDHG; encoded by the coding sequence ATGTTCACCGCGCTCCGCCACCGGGCCTTCCGAGGCCTCTTCGCCGCACACATCGTCGCGCTGCTGGGAACCGGCCTCTCCACGATCGCGATCGGCTTCCTCGTGGTCGATGTCGCAGGCGGAGACGCCGCAGCGGTCCTGGGCACGCTCCTCGCGATCAAGATGTTCACGTTCCTGCTGGTCGGGCCGCTCGCTCCCGCGATCGCCCGCCGCATCGGCACCAAGCGACTCCTCGTGCTCACCGACATCACGAGGGTCCTGATCGCCGTGAGCCTCCCCTTCGTCGACGACATCGCGGTCGCCTACGTGCTGATCTTCCTGCTCCAGGGATCGTCGGCGCTCTTCACCCCGACCTTCCAGGCGACGATCCCGAGGGTCGTCACCGACGAGCGCGAGTACACCGGAGCCCTCGCCCTCAGCCGCCTCGCCTACGACCTCGAGGCGCTGGTCTCGCCCTCGATCGCTGCCGCGATCCTCGTGTTCGCGCCGTCGGCGATTCTCTTCCTCGGAACCGGTGCCGGGTTCCTCGGTTCCGCTCTTCTCATCCTGTCCGTCGCACTTCCGAACGCCGCACCGGTGGAAGGAGGCTCGGTGCGCACGGAGATCACCCGAGGGACACGCCTGATGGTGACCGTCGCCCCACTGCGCGGCGTGCTGACGCTGCACCTCGCCCTCGCTGCGGTCGGTGCCATCGCGATGGTCCTGACGGTGCCGCTCGTCGTCGGCGAACTGGACGGAACCGACGCACAGGCCGCAGGCCTTCTCGCAGCCTTCGGGGCCGGGTCGCTGGCGTCCGCGGCCCTCATGCCCAGCATCCTGAAAAGCATCCCGCCTCGGTCCTACATGCTGACCGGGATGCTCGTCTTCGCTACCGCGATGCTGTTCGTGTGGCCGGTCCTCGCCGCGGAGCCTGGCCAGACGGCGCTCCCCTGGCTCTCCGTGATCTGGTTCTTCTCCGGAGCGGGGAACTCGGCGGTGCTGGCTCCGATGGGACGGGTCTACCGCGATTCGGTGCCGGATCAGGATCTCCCGCATGTGTTCGCAGCGCAGTTCTCGCTGGCACACGGCTGGTGGCTGCTGAGCTATCCGATCGCCGGATGGGGTGCGACGATCCTCGGATTCGGACCGATCACGATGATCCTCGCCGTCACCGCCCTCCTGACGCTGCTGCTCGCCATGTGCCTCTGGAGACCCGTTTCCGAGGCGGTGGGGTCTTCATCGGGCACAATGGAGACACGAGGAGAGGGTGACCATGGGTAA
- a CDS encoding NAD-dependent succinate-semialdehyde dehydrogenase, whose product MIVREIVRDVESPLSESADAAVASITLDRQGSATNAIFEVRDPASERVIATPPDHSVDDGLAALARADRAGRAWARETARRRSDVLHHAYDLLIEQKDRLARIITREMGKPLAEAYGEVQYASDYVRWYAEEALRPAGNFRENPVGGSTILTSRAPIGTALLITPWNFPMAMATRKIAPAIAVGCGAVVKPAELTPLTTLAVAEIFVRAGVPEDLIQIVTTTRAADLSSALMADPRIRKVSFTGSTGVGSILLGQAAQHVIKTSMELGGNAPLLVFDDADLERAVEGAVVAKLRNGGQSCVAANRILVQSGIADAFVEGFTERMSRVVLGNGLGEGVTLGPVIDDRAVRKFSSLVDDAVAHGAELRLGGSAPDGAGHFFEATVLDRVPEASEIALTEIFGPIAAISRFDTEAEALERANSTPFGLASYVFTENIDRAFDVADRLDAGMVGINQGIVSNVAAPFGGVKASGLGREGSGEGLEEYQEIRFYNLARRAR is encoded by the coding sequence ATGATCGTGCGCGAGATCGTGCGCGATGTCGAGTCGCCGCTGTCCGAGAGCGCGGATGCCGCGGTCGCCAGCATCACGCTGGATCGTCAGGGCAGCGCGACCAACGCGATCTTCGAGGTACGCGACCCCGCCAGCGAGCGTGTCATCGCGACGCCACCCGACCACTCGGTCGACGACGGACTGGCCGCGCTCGCGCGAGCCGACCGCGCCGGCAGGGCCTGGGCTCGCGAAACGGCGCGGCGCCGCTCGGACGTGCTGCACCACGCCTACGACCTGCTCATCGAGCAGAAGGACCGACTGGCCCGCATCATCACTCGCGAGATGGGCAAACCGCTCGCCGAGGCCTACGGCGAGGTGCAGTACGCCTCGGACTATGTGCGCTGGTACGCCGAGGAGGCGCTGCGCCCCGCCGGCAACTTCCGCGAGAACCCTGTGGGCGGCTCGACCATCCTCACCAGCCGCGCCCCCATCGGCACGGCGCTGCTGATCACGCCGTGGAACTTCCCGATGGCGATGGCGACGCGCAAGATCGCTCCGGCGATCGCGGTCGGCTGTGGCGCGGTCGTCAAACCGGCCGAGCTGACCCCGCTGACAACGCTCGCCGTGGCCGAGATCTTCGTGCGCGCGGGGGTACCGGAAGACCTCATCCAGATCGTCACGACCACCCGCGCCGCAGACCTCAGCTCTGCGCTCATGGCAGATCCCCGCATCCGCAAGGTGTCTTTCACCGGCTCGACAGGCGTGGGCAGCATCCTGCTCGGGCAGGCAGCGCAGCACGTCATCAAGACGTCGATGGAGCTCGGCGGAAACGCACCGCTGCTCGTGTTCGACGACGCCGACCTCGAACGCGCGGTCGAGGGCGCCGTCGTCGCGAAACTGCGCAACGGCGGCCAGTCGTGCGTCGCGGCCAACCGCATCCTCGTGCAGTCCGGCATCGCCGACGCATTCGTCGAGGGCTTCACCGAGCGGATGAGCCGGGTCGTGCTCGGCAACGGTCTCGGCGAGGGCGTCACGCTCGGGCCGGTGATCGACGACCGCGCCGTGCGCAAGTTCTCCTCCCTCGTGGACGATGCCGTCGCGCACGGTGCCGAGCTGCGCCTCGGCGGCTCCGCCCCAGACGGCGCGGGCCACTTCTTCGAGGCGACGGTGCTCGACCGCGTGCCCGAGGCCTCCGAGATCGCGCTGACCGAGATCTTCGGGCCGATCGCCGCGATCTCCCGCTTCGACACCGAGGCAGAAGCCCTGGAACGGGCGAACAGCACGCCGTTCGGCCTCGCTAGCTACGTGTTCACAGAGAACATCGACCGGGCGTTCGACGTCGCGGATCGCCTCGACGCGGGCATGGTCGGCATCAACCAGGGCATCGTCTCGAACGTCGCAGCACCCTTCGGCGGCGTCAAGGCATCGGGCCTCGGCCGCGAGGGCAGCGGCGAAGGCCTCGAGGAATACCAGGAGATCCGCTTCTACAACCTCGCCAGACGGGCGCGGTAG
- a CDS encoding GntR family transcriptional regulator: protein MGPESPVVPGAQHNLGAEELFRRLATSIADGTYAPGAKLSDKAIAEDLGVTRTPVREAVQRLARAGLMEVHANRYSMVTDITDERSRITREFAASQGGEIIREAALALSEQDLVIACELIHDAIESVESGKGWIETHVELFEFLTDRALNDLYRLMLSDFWYLVFRDLYLGEPRVNTRESLEELESAMRARSANAGVRAVQQMLRLK from the coding sequence ATGGGACCTGAATCACCTGTTGTGCCTGGGGCGCAACACAACCTCGGCGCCGAGGAGCTCTTCCGCCGGCTCGCCACCTCGATCGCCGACGGCACGTATGCACCGGGCGCGAAGCTGAGCGACAAGGCGATCGCCGAGGACCTCGGCGTGACGCGCACCCCTGTTCGCGAGGCCGTCCAGCGCCTCGCGCGCGCGGGACTCATGGAGGTGCACGCGAATCGCTATTCGATGGTCACCGACATCACCGACGAGCGCTCGCGCATCACTCGCGAGTTCGCCGCGTCGCAGGGTGGCGAGATCATCCGCGAAGCCGCGCTCGCGCTCTCCGAGCAGGACCTCGTCATCGCCTGCGAGCTGATCCACGACGCGATCGAGTCCGTCGAGTCCGGAAAGGGCTGGATCGAGACGCACGTCGAGCTGTTCGAGTTCCTCACCGACCGCGCGCTCAATGACCTCTACCGGCTGATGCTGAGCGACTTCTGGTACCTGGTCTTCCGCGACCTCTACCTCGGCGAGCCCAGGGTGAACACGAGGGAGTCGCTCGAGGAGCTCGAGTCGGCGATGCGGGCCCGCAGCGCGAACGCCGGCGTGCGCGCCGTGCAGCAGATGCTCCGACTCAAGTAG
- a CDS encoding BLUF domain-containing protein yields the protein MAPHSSLVSLVYSSTATRPFDDDELAALLAVSRARNAERNITGMLLYREREFIQILEGARADVEALMADIAGDPRHNDVRVLLEEPLHERRFDQWTMGYRPLVAAEPEMLAGYRDSFDDLRIGDHDMIGRALMELTMWFRVREAAPGRSSVRTP from the coding sequence ATGGCCCCGCACAGCTCGCTCGTCTCGCTCGTCTACAGCAGCACCGCGACCCGCCCCTTCGACGACGACGAGCTGGCTGCCCTCCTCGCCGTGAGCCGCGCGAGGAACGCCGAGCGGAACATCACCGGGATGCTGCTCTACCGCGAGCGCGAGTTCATCCAGATCCTCGAAGGCGCGCGCGCCGACGTCGAGGCGCTCATGGCCGACATCGCAGGGGACCCGCGTCACAACGACGTCCGCGTGCTCCTCGAAGAGCCGCTGCACGAGCGACGCTTCGATCAGTGGACTATGGGGTACCGACCGCTGGTCGCTGCCGAGCCGGAGATGCTCGCCGGCTACCGAGACTCCTTCGACGACCTCCGCATCGGCGACCACGACATGATCGGCCGGGCGCTGATGGAGCTCACCATGTGGTTCCGCGTCCGCGAGGCGGCGCCCGGGCGGTCGTCGGTGCGGACGCCGTAG